One window of the Xenopus tropicalis strain Nigerian chromosome 10, UCB_Xtro_10.0, whole genome shotgun sequence genome contains the following:
- the rae1 gene encoding mRNA export factor isoform X2, with the protein MSLFSTPGGFGTGGGSMFGSTATDNHNPMKDIEVTSPPDDSISCLSFSPPTLPGNFLIAGSWANDVRCWEVQDNGQTIPKAQQMHTGPVLDVCWSDDGSKVFTASCDKTAKMWDLNSNQSIQIAQHDAPIKTVHWVKAPNYSCIMTGSWDKSLKFWDTRSPNPLLTLQLPERCYCADVVYPMAVVATAERGLIVYQLENQPSEFRRIDSPLKHQHRCVAIFKDKQNKPTGFALGSIEGRVAIHYINPPNPAKDNFTFKCHRSNGTNTTAPQDIYAVNGIAFHPVHGTLATVGSDGRFSFWDKDARTKLKTSEQLDQPISACSFNHNGNIFAYSSSYDWSKGHEFYNPQKKNYIFLRNAAEELKPRNKK; encoded by the exons ATGAGTTTATTTTCTACCCCTGGGGGATTTGGAACCGGGGGCGGCAGTATGTTCGGCAGCACAGCGACCGATAACCACAATCCTATGAAG GACATCGAAGTCACGTCACCCCCAGACGACAGCATCTCGTGCCTCTCGTTCAGCCCCCCCACGCTGCCCGGCAACTTCCTAATCGCCGGTTCCTGGGCCAATGAC GTTCGGTGCTGGGAAGTTCAGGATAACGGACAGACCATTCCGAAGGCGCAACAGATGCACACAGGCCCCGTGCTGGACGTCTGCTGGAGTGAC GACGGGAGCAAAGTGTTTACAGCCTCGTGTGATAAAACTGCCAAAATGTGGGACCtgaacagcaaccaatcaatacAAATTGCACAG CATGATGCCCCTATAAAGACCGTGCATTGGGTAAAGGCCCCAAACTACAGCTGTATCATGACTGGGAGCTGGGATAAAAGTTTGAAG TTTTGGGACACACGGTCGCCTAACCCATTGCTGACTCTGCAACTCCCAGAGCGATGTTACTGTGCCGATGTG GTGTACCCTATGGCTGTTGTGGCCACGGCGGAGAGAGGGTTAATTGTGTATCAGCTTGAGAACCAGCCCTCAGAATTTAGAAGAATAGACTCTCCCCTTAAACATCAG CACAGGTGTGTCGCTATATTTAAAGACAAGCAGAACAAACCAACTGGTTTTGCACTGGGAAGCATTGAAGGAAGAGTCGCCATTCATTATATCAACCCCCCCAATCC AGCCAAAGACAACTTCACGTTTAAATGCCACCGCTCCAACGGCACAAACACCACCGCCCCTCAGGATATCTACGCC GTAAATGGCATTGCTTTCCATCCCGTACACGGCACTTTGGCTACAGTCGGCTCAGACGGCCGATTCAGTTTCTGGGACAAAGATGCACGGACCAAACTGAAGACGTCGGAGCAGCTGGACCAGCCAATCTCCGCTTGTTCCTTCAACCACAATGGAAACATTTTTGCCTATTCGTCCAGCTATGACTGGTCCAAG GGCCATGAATTCTACAACCCACAGAAGAAGAACTATATCTTCTTGCGTAACGCGGCCGAAGAATTAAAACCGCGGAATAAGAAATAG
- the rae1 gene encoding mRNA export factor, whose translation MSLFSTPGGFGTGGGSMFGSTATDNHNPMKDIEVTSPPDDSISCLSFSPPTLPGNFLIAGSWANDVRCWEVQDNGQTIPKAQQMHTGPVLDVCWSDDGSKVFTASCDKTAKMWDLNSNQSIQIAQHDAPIKTVHWVKAPNYSCIMTGSWDKSLKFWDTRSPNPLLTLQLPERCYCADVVYPMAVVATAERGLIVYQLENQPSEFRRIDSPLKHQHRCVAIFKDKQNKPTGFALGSIEGRVAIHYINPPNPAKDNFTFKCHRSNGTNTTAPQDIYAVNGIAFHPVHGTLATVGSDGRFSFWDKDARTKLKTSEQLDQPISACSFNHNGNIFAYSSSYDWSKGHEFYNPQKKNYIFLRNAAEELKPRNKK comes from the exons ATGAGTTTATTTTCTACCCCTGGGGGATTTGGAACCGGGGGCGGCAGTATGTTCGGCAGCACAGCGACCGATAACCACAATCCTATGAAG GACATCGAAGTCACGTCACCCCCAGACGACAGCATCTCGTGCCTCTCGTTCAGCCCCCCCACGCTGCCCGGCAACTTCCTAATCGCCGGTTCCTGGGCCAATGAC GTTCGGTGCTGGGAAGTTCAGGATAACGGACAGACCATTCCGAAGGCGCAACAGATGCACACAGGCCCCGTGCTGGACGTCTGCTGGAGTGAC GACGGGAGCAAAGTGTTTACAGCCTCGTGTGATAAAACTGCCAAAATGTGGGACCtgaacagcaaccaatcaatacAAATTGCACAG CATGATGCCCCTATAAAGACCGTGCATTGGGTAAAGGCCCCAAACTACAGCTGTATCATGACTGGGAGCTGGGATAAAAGTTTGAAG TTTTGGGACACACGGTCGCCTAACCCATTGCTGACTCTGCAACTCCCAGAGCGATGTTACTGTGCCGATGTG GTGTACCCTATGGCTGTTGTGGCCACGGCGGAGAGAGGGTTAATTGTGTATCAGCTTGAGAACCAGCCCTCAGAATTTAGAAGAATAGACTCTCCCCTTAAACATCAG CACAGGTGTGTCGCTATATTTAAAGACAAGCAGAACAAACCAACTGGTTTTGCACTGGGAAGCATTGAAGGAAGAGTCGCCATTCATTATATCAACCCCCCCAATCC AGCCAAAGACAACTTCACGTTTAAATGCCACCGCTCCAACGGCACAAACACCACCGCCCCTCAGGATATCTACGCC GTAAATGGCATTGCTTTCCATCCCGTACACGGCACTTTGGCTACAGTCGGCTCAGACGGCCGATTCAGTTTCTGGGACAAAGATGCACGGACCAAACTGAAGACGTCGGAGCAGCTGGACCAGCCAATCTCCGCTTGTTCCTTCAACCACAATGGAAACATTTTTGCCTATTCGTCCAGCTATGACTGGTCCAAG GGCCATGAATTCTACAACCCACAGAAGAAGAACTATATCTTCTTGCGTAACGCGGCCGAAGAATTAAAACCGCGGAATAAGAAATA
- the spo11 gene encoding meiotic recombination protein SPO11 isoform X2, with product MDLLLSPDFFQYVERHRASLLKKLQENVEQSSSWQGETQENITSSQVLAAIERIIQGITESLSKNEAPVLTLDNRTNWANIEFNHLVGLQIAKHCTTRKVRSNCAKSAQKFALMLKVLSVIYKLVQTDTYTTKRDIYYNDVQLYGSQTVVDNIVSDLSCMLKIPRINLHILSTSKGCVAGDLWFTAEDGSKVYCGGSSSGVLVPINVEGIRHLSTQAKFILIIEKDATFQRLLDDNFCARSGPCILITGKGVPDLNTRLLTRKLWDSFHIPIFTLVDADPYGIEIMCIYKYGSIIEKMAASERKAEIQALTSLSPDFLSRVYLPNKLRYGGWI from the exons ATGGACCTATTGCTGAGCCCAGACTTTTTTCAGTATGTGGAACGACACCGGGCATCTCTGCTGAAGAAGCTGCAGGAAAATGTGGAGCAAAGCTCTAGTTGGCAAGGGGAAACACAAGAGAACATAACCAG TTCCCAGGTTCTTGCTGCCATTGAACGTATAATCCAGGGaataacggaaagcctgtctAAAAATGAAGCGCCTGTTCTCACCCTGGACAACAGAACAAACTGGGCAAACATAGA GTTTAACCATTTAGTTGGGCTGCAGATAGCAAAACATTGCACTACCAGGAAAGTAAGGAGCAACTGTGCCAAGTCTGCGCAGAAGTTTG CCCTGATGCTTAAGGTACTGTCAGTGATCTACAAACTGGTCCAGACTGATACGTACACTACAAAAAG AGATATATATTACAATGATGTGCAACTTTATGGCTCCCAGACAGTGGTGGACAACATTGTTAGCGATCTCTCCTGCATGCTGAAAATCCCAAGAATCAATTTACACATA CTCTCTACGTCCAAGGGGTGTGTGGCTGGAGATTTATGGTTTACGGCCGAAGATGGAAGCAAAGTGTACTGCGGTGGCAGCTCATCG GGCGTCCTCGTGCCAATAAATGTCGAAGGAATCAGAC ACCTGAGTACCCAGGCTAAATTCATCCTCATAATCGAAAAGGATGCAACGTTCCAAAGGCTTCTGGATGACAACTTCTGTGCTAGGTCTGGCCCCTGCATCTTGATTACA GGAAAAGGTGTCCCGGATCTGAACACCAGGCTTCTCACCCGGAAACTGTGGGATTCCTTCCACATCCCCATCTTCACCCTGGTTGACGCCGACCCCTATG GGATAGAAATCATGTGCATTTACAAGTATGGATCTATA ATTGAGAAAATGGCAGCCAGCGAAAGGAAGGCAGAAATCCAAGCCCTGACGTCACTGTCTCCTGACTTCCTGTCCAGGGTCTATTTACCCAACAAGCTGCGTTACGGAGGCTGGATCTGA
- the spo11 gene encoding meiotic recombination protein SPO11 isoform X1, protein MDLLLSPDFFQYVERHRASLLKKLQENVEQSSSWQGETQENITSSQVLAAIERIIQGITESLSKNEAPVLTLDNRTNWANIEFNHLVGLQIAKHCTTRKVRSNCAKSAQKFALMLKVLSVIYKLVQTDTYTTKRDIYYNDVQLYGSQTVVDNIVSDLSCMLKIPRINLHILSTSKGCVAGDLWFTAEDGSKVYCGGSSSGVLVPINVEGIRHLSTQAKFILIIEKDATFQRLLDDNFCARSGPCILITGKGVPDLNTRLLTRKLWDSFHIPIFTLVDADPYGIEIMCIYKYGSISMSYEAHHLTVPAIAWLGLLPSDLERLFIPKDVLIPLSPLDRRKLLSIQKRPYIACQPLWKREIEKMAASERKAEIQALTSLSPDFLSRVYLPNKLRYGGWI, encoded by the exons ATGGACCTATTGCTGAGCCCAGACTTTTTTCAGTATGTGGAACGACACCGGGCATCTCTGCTGAAGAAGCTGCAGGAAAATGTGGAGCAAAGCTCTAGTTGGCAAGGGGAAACACAAGAGAACATAACCAG TTCCCAGGTTCTTGCTGCCATTGAACGTATAATCCAGGGaataacggaaagcctgtctAAAAATGAAGCGCCTGTTCTCACCCTGGACAACAGAACAAACTGGGCAAACATAGA GTTTAACCATTTAGTTGGGCTGCAGATAGCAAAACATTGCACTACCAGGAAAGTAAGGAGCAACTGTGCCAAGTCTGCGCAGAAGTTTG CCCTGATGCTTAAGGTACTGTCAGTGATCTACAAACTGGTCCAGACTGATACGTACACTACAAAAAG AGATATATATTACAATGATGTGCAACTTTATGGCTCCCAGACAGTGGTGGACAACATTGTTAGCGATCTCTCCTGCATGCTGAAAATCCCAAGAATCAATTTACACATA CTCTCTACGTCCAAGGGGTGTGTGGCTGGAGATTTATGGTTTACGGCCGAAGATGGAAGCAAAGTGTACTGCGGTGGCAGCTCATCG GGCGTCCTCGTGCCAATAAATGTCGAAGGAATCAGAC ACCTGAGTACCCAGGCTAAATTCATCCTCATAATCGAAAAGGATGCAACGTTCCAAAGGCTTCTGGATGACAACTTCTGTGCTAGGTCTGGCCCCTGCATCTTGATTACA GGAAAAGGTGTCCCGGATCTGAACACCAGGCTTCTCACCCGGAAACTGTGGGATTCCTTCCACATCCCCATCTTCACCCTGGTTGACGCCGACCCCTATG GGATAGAAATCATGTGCATTTACAAGTATGGATCTATA TCCATGTCATACGAAGCTCATCACTTGACTGTCCCTGCAATTGCATGGCTTGGCCTCCTACCATCAGATTTAGAGAG GTTATTCATTCCCAAAGATGTTCTGATACCACTAAGTCCACTGGACCGGAGGAAGCTGCTTAGCATCCAGAAGAGACCCTACATTGCCTGCCAGCCGCTCTGGAAACGAGAA ATTGAGAAAATGGCAGCCAGCGAAAGGAAGGCAGAAATCCAAGCCCTGACGTCACTGTCTCCTGACTTCCTGTCCAGGGTCTATTTACCCAACAAGCTGCGTTACGGAGGCTGGATCTGA
- the spo11 gene encoding meiotic recombination protein SPO11 — protein MDLLLSPDFFQYVERHRASLLKKLQENVEQSSSWQGETQENITSSQVLAAIERIIQGITESLSKNEAPVLTLDNRTNWANIEFNHLVGLQIAKHCTTRKVRSNCAKSAQKFALMLKVLSVIYKLVQTDTYTTKRDIYYNDVQLYGSQTVVDNIVSDLSCMLKIPRINLHILSTSKGCVAGDLWFTAEDGSKVYCGGSSSGVLVPINVEGIRHLSTQAKFILIIEKDATFQRLLDDNFCARSGPCILITGKGVPDLNTRLLTRKLWDSFHIPIFTLVDADPYGTKLGDNVQKQSSILPITLFPYIFSFTFSCLCFRDRNHVHLQVWIYIHVIRSSSLDCPCNCMAWPPTIRFREVIHSQRCSDTTKSTGPEEAA, from the exons ATGGACCTATTGCTGAGCCCAGACTTTTTTCAGTATGTGGAACGACACCGGGCATCTCTGCTGAAGAAGCTGCAGGAAAATGTGGAGCAAAGCTCTAGTTGGCAAGGGGAAACACAAGAGAACATAACCAG TTCCCAGGTTCTTGCTGCCATTGAACGTATAATCCAGGGaataacggaaagcctgtctAAAAATGAAGCGCCTGTTCTCACCCTGGACAACAGAACAAACTGGGCAAACATAGA GTTTAACCATTTAGTTGGGCTGCAGATAGCAAAACATTGCACTACCAGGAAAGTAAGGAGCAACTGTGCCAAGTCTGCGCAGAAGTTTG CCCTGATGCTTAAGGTACTGTCAGTGATCTACAAACTGGTCCAGACTGATACGTACACTACAAAAAG AGATATATATTACAATGATGTGCAACTTTATGGCTCCCAGACAGTGGTGGACAACATTGTTAGCGATCTCTCCTGCATGCTGAAAATCCCAAGAATCAATTTACACATA CTCTCTACGTCCAAGGGGTGTGTGGCTGGAGATTTATGGTTTACGGCCGAAGATGGAAGCAAAGTGTACTGCGGTGGCAGCTCATCG GGCGTCCTCGTGCCAATAAATGTCGAAGGAATCAGAC ACCTGAGTACCCAGGCTAAATTCATCCTCATAATCGAAAAGGATGCAACGTTCCAAAGGCTTCTGGATGACAACTTCTGTGCTAGGTCTGGCCCCTGCATCTTGATTACA GGAAAAGGTGTCCCGGATCTGAACACCAGGCTTCTCACCCGGAAACTGTGGGATTCCTTCCACATCCCCATCTTCACCCTGGTTGACGCCGACCCCTATGGTACAAAGTTAGGAGACAACGTTCAGAAGCAGAGTTCGATTCTTCCCATAACATTGTTTCCGTATATATTTTCTTTCACATTCTCTTGTTTGTGTTTCAGGGATAGAAATCATGTGCATTTACAAGTATGGATCTATA TCCATGTCATACGAAGCTCATCACTTGACTGTCCCTGCAATTGCATGGCTTGGCCTCCTACCATCAGATTTAGAGAG GTTATTCATTCCCAAAGATGTTCTGATACCACTAAGTCCACTGGACCGGAGGAAGCTGCTTAG